In the genome of Quercus robur chromosome 3, dhQueRobu3.1, whole genome shotgun sequence, one region contains:
- the LOC126718526 gene encoding serine/threonine-protein kinase STY13-like translates to MEEPSKGFVRADMLEDIKRIDEQLQRHLNRVWAMQNPDKENKVSITQKQDWEIDSTKLIIKQVIAHGSFGTVHRGLYDGQDVAVKVLDWEEGQRTEAEIALLRTAFRQEVSVWHKLDHPNIAKFIGATLGTSGLKFQTHNKRVDMQNTAGCIIIEYFPCGTLKSYLLKNRERKLAFKNVVRIALDLAKGLSYLHSRKIVHRDVKTENLLLDKNLTLKIIDFGVSRLEASNPIDMTGSTGTLGYMAPEVLENKPYNRKCDVYSFGICLWEIYCCDMPYPNLKFSDLTSSVVYLSMRPDIPSCCPSSLAEIITRCWHSNPDKRPEMKEVVTMLKAIDTSKGKGMTPLYESQGCLFFCCQ, encoded by the exons ATGGAAGAACCGAGTAAAGGGTTTGTGAGGGCGGACATGTTAGAAGACATAAAGAGGATAGACGAGCAACTTCAGAGGCATCTAAACCGAGTATGGGCCATGCAGAACCCtgacaaagaaaacaaagtgaGTATCACCCAAAAACAAGACTGGGAAATTGATTCCACCAAGCTTATCATAAAACAAGTGATTGCTCATGGTTCCTTTGGTACCGTCCATAGAGGCCTCTACGATGGCCAAGATGTCGCCG TTAAAGTCTTGGACTGGGAAGAAGGACAAAGAACAGAAGCTGAAATAGCATTGCTTAGGACTGCTTTTAGACAAGAGGTTTCTGTTTGGCATAAGCTTGATCATCCTAATATTGCTAAG tTCATAGGAGCTACATTGGGTACATCAGGCTTAAAATTCCAAACGCATAACAAGAGAGTTGACATGCAAAATACTGCTGGTTGTATTATTATTGAGTATTTTCCTTGTGGTACTCTAAAATCTTACCTGTTAAAGAACCGGGAAAGGAAGTTGGCTTTCAAAAATGTCGTACGAATTGCACTGGATCTTGCAAAAGG GTTGAGTTACCTTCATTCTCGGAAGATTGTTCACAGAGATGTAAAGACAGAAAACTTGCTTCTTGACAAGAATCTTACTCTAAAGATAATAGACTTTGGTGTCTCACGTCTTGAAGCTTCAAATCCTATTGACATGACTGGCAGTACAGGGACCCTTGGCTATATGGCTCCTGAG GTACTTGAAAATAAACCATATAACAGAAAATGTGACGTGTACAGTTTCGGAATTTGCTTGTGGGAGATATATTGTTGTGATATGCCATATCCTAACCTTAAATTCTCAGATCTGACTTCGTCTGTTGTTTATCTG AGCATGAGGCCAGACATACCAAGCTGTTGCCCAAGTTCTCTAGCAGAAATTATTACACGATGTTGGCATTCAAACCCCGACAAAAGACCAGAGATGAAAGAGGTAGTAACCATGTTAAAAGCCATTGACACTTCAAAAGGCAAAGGGATGACACCTTTGTATGAATCACAGGGTTGTTTATTCTTCTGCTGCCAGTGA